From Micromonospora nigra, one genomic window encodes:
- a CDS encoding M16 family metallopeptidase translates to MSRASAPFPQNRRGVAALGNTGVPGAGSARAVTRTLSDDPLGGTVRRTVLPSGLRVLTEAIPAMRSVSFGVWVAVGSRDETGPQAGAAHFLEHLLFKGTHKRTALDISSAIEAVGGETNAFTTKEYTCYYARVLDEDLPLAIDVMCDLVADSVLEPADVETERGVILEEIAMHDDEPGDEVHDLFARAVYGNHPLGRLISGPEQSVTAMTRRQIQTFYRRRYVAPQIVVAAAGNLDHTAVVRLVRQALRGTPLDTDPAAPAPHRPSTPAVRTKPASTVVEQKETEQAHVILGCPAIDRLDERRFALGVLNNVLGGGMSSRLFQEIREQRGLAYSVYSYASQYADSGLFAVYAGCAPGKVDEVLDLTRAELARVAADGVTPAELARGKGMSKGSFVLGLEDTGSRMSRLAKGELLYGTLMPVDELLTRVDAVTLDDVNTLAAELLARPMSLAVVGPFGDSDFAT, encoded by the coding sequence GTGAGTCGGGCCAGCGCGCCGTTTCCACAGAACCGACGGGGGGTGGCGGCGCTCGGGAACACCGGCGTGCCGGGCGCCGGGTCCGCCCGCGCGGTCACCCGCACGTTGAGCGACGACCCGCTGGGCGGCACGGTACGACGTACCGTGCTGCCCAGCGGGCTGCGCGTGCTCACGGAGGCGATCCCGGCGATGCGCAGCGTCTCGTTCGGCGTCTGGGTGGCGGTGGGCTCCCGGGACGAGACCGGCCCACAGGCCGGCGCGGCGCACTTCCTGGAGCACCTGCTGTTCAAGGGCACCCACAAGCGCACCGCCCTGGACATCTCCTCGGCGATCGAGGCGGTCGGCGGCGAGACCAACGCCTTCACCACGAAGGAATACACCTGCTACTACGCGCGGGTGCTCGACGAGGACCTTCCGCTGGCCATCGACGTCATGTGCGATCTGGTCGCCGACTCGGTGCTGGAGCCGGCCGACGTCGAGACCGAACGGGGCGTGATCCTCGAAGAGATCGCCATGCACGACGACGAACCCGGCGACGAGGTGCACGACCTGTTCGCGCGGGCCGTCTACGGCAACCACCCGCTCGGCCGGCTGATCTCCGGCCCCGAGCAGTCGGTCACCGCGATGACCCGCCGACAGATCCAGACCTTCTACCGGCGTCGCTACGTCGCCCCGCAGATCGTCGTCGCGGCGGCCGGCAACCTCGACCACACGGCTGTGGTCAGGCTGGTCCGTCAGGCCCTGCGCGGTACCCCGCTGGACACGGACCCGGCCGCGCCGGCCCCGCACCGGCCGTCCACCCCGGCGGTACGCACGAAGCCGGCCAGCACCGTCGTGGAGCAGAAGGAGACCGAGCAGGCACACGTGATCCTCGGCTGCCCCGCCATCGACCGGCTCGACGAGCGGCGGTTCGCCCTCGGTGTGCTCAACAACGTGCTGGGCGGCGGCATGTCCAGCCGCCTGTTCCAGGAGATCCGCGAACAGCGTGGCCTCGCGTACTCGGTCTACTCGTACGCCAGCCAGTACGCCGACAGCGGCCTGTTCGCCGTCTACGCCGGGTGCGCCCCGGGCAAGGTCGACGAGGTTCTCGACCTGACCCGCGCGGAGCTGGCCCGGGTGGCCGCCGACGGGGTCACTCCGGCGGAACTGGCCCGGGGCAAGGGCATGAGCAAGGGCTCCTTCGTGCTCGGCCTGGAGGACACCGGTTCCCGGATGAGCCGGCTGGCGAAGGGGGAGCTGCTCTACGGCACCCTGATGCCGGTCGACGAGCTGCTCACCCGGGTGGACGCGGTGACCCTCGACGACGTGAACACTCTCGCCGCCGAACTGCTGGCCCGACCGATGTCGCTGGCCGTGGTCGGCCCGTTCGGCGATTCGGACTTCGCCACCTGA
- a CDS encoding VOC family protein — protein sequence MFSDTLAFSGFSVDDTDRAMRFYADTLGLRVSRGDEMGGMLTLHLAGNRDVLVYPKDDHVPATYTVLNFPVEDIDRAVDELTARGVRLARYEGMGQDDRGVMRGNGPAIAWFTDPAGNVLSVIENN from the coding sequence ATGTTCAGTGACACGTTGGCCTTCAGTGGCTTCTCGGTGGACGACACCGACCGGGCCATGCGGTTCTACGCCGACACCCTCGGCCTGCGGGTGTCGCGGGGCGACGAGATGGGCGGCATGCTGACGCTCCACCTCGCCGGCAACCGTGACGTGCTGGTCTACCCCAAGGACGACCACGTCCCGGCGACCTACACGGTGCTCAACTTCCCGGTCGAGGACATCGACCGGGCCGTCGACGAGTTGACCGCCCGCGGCGTGCGGCTCGCCCGTTACGAGGGCATGGGCCAGGACGACAGGGGGGTCATGCGGGGCAACGGGCCGGCGATCGCCTGGTTCACCGATCCGGCCGGCAACGTCCTGTCGGTCATCGAGAACAACTGA
- the dapB gene encoding 4-hydroxy-tetrahydrodipicolinate reductase has product MTDEQEKGVAEPIRVGVLGARGRMGVEVCRAVDGAADMDLVAMVDQGDWLFNASDAGAQVVVDFTTPDVVMDNLHWCIDQGISAVVGTTGFTEARLDRVRGWLAHKPDVGVVIAPNFGIGAVLMMQFAARAARHFESVEIVEQHHPRKLDAPSGTATHTARLIAAARAEAGLGPSPDATAAEIAGARGADIDGVRVHAVRATGLVAHQEVLFGTTGETLTIRHDSYDRASFMPGVLLAVRAVRTRPGLTIGLDSLLD; this is encoded by the coding sequence GTGACTGACGAGCAGGAGAAGGGCGTGGCCGAGCCGATCCGGGTCGGTGTGCTGGGCGCCCGGGGCCGGATGGGCGTCGAGGTGTGCAGGGCCGTCGACGGGGCCGCCGACATGGACCTGGTGGCGATGGTCGACCAGGGGGACTGGCTGTTCAACGCCTCCGACGCCGGCGCCCAGGTGGTGGTCGACTTCACCACTCCCGACGTGGTCATGGACAACCTGCACTGGTGCATCGACCAGGGCATCAGCGCGGTGGTCGGCACCACCGGCTTCACCGAGGCGCGGCTGGACCGGGTGCGGGGCTGGTTGGCACACAAGCCTGACGTGGGCGTGGTGATCGCTCCCAACTTCGGCATCGGCGCGGTCCTGATGATGCAGTTCGCGGCGCGGGCCGCCCGGCACTTCGAGTCCGTCGAGATCGTCGAGCAGCACCACCCGCGCAAGCTGGACGCCCCCAGCGGCACCGCGACCCACACGGCCCGGCTGATCGCCGCCGCCCGCGCCGAGGCCGGTCTGGGCCCGTCGCCGGACGCCACGGCTGCCGAGATCGCGGGTGCCCGTGGCGCCGACATCGACGGGGTACGCGTGCACGCCGTCCGGGCCACCGGGCTCGTCGCGCACCAGGAGGTGCTCTTCGGCACCACGGGCGAGACGTTGACCATCCGCCACGACTCGTACGACCGGGCGTCCTTCATGCCCGGCGTGCTGCTGGCCGTGCGCGCGGTGCGCACCCGCCCCGGCCTGACCATCGGCCTGGACAGCCTGCTCGACTGA
- the rpsO gene encoding 30S ribosomal protein S15 has product MALDQEAKAKIRAEYATAEGDTGSPEVQVAVLTKRIAELTEHLKVHKHDHHSRRGLLLLVGRRRRLLNYVQKKDINRYRSLIERLGLRR; this is encoded by the coding sequence ATGGCGCTCGACCAGGAAGCCAAGGCCAAGATCCGCGCGGAGTACGCGACCGCCGAGGGCGACACCGGTTCGCCGGAGGTGCAGGTCGCGGTCCTCACGAAGCGGATCGCCGAGCTGACCGAGCACCTGAAGGTGCACAAGCACGACCACCACAGCCGCCGTGGGCTGCTGCTGCTGGTCGGCCGTCGCCGTCGGCTGCTCAACTACGTCCAGAAGAAGGACATCAACCGCTACCGGTCGCTCATCGAGCGGCTCGGCCTGCGCCGGTGA
- a CDS encoding polyribonucleotide nucleotidyltransferase, whose amino-acid sequence MTETNLGTESRTAVIDNGSFGTREITFSTGRLARQAAGSVVAQLGETVVLSATTASKQPKEFLDFFPLTVDVEERMYAAGRIPGSFFRREGRPSEDAILTCRLTDRPLRPSFAKGLRNEVQIVATVLALDPAHPYDVIAINAASMSTKLSGLPFSGPIGATRVAHIDGQWVAFPTLEELARATFDMVVAGRSLPDGDVAIMMVEAEATPHAVGLIAGGATAPTEEVVASGLEAAKPSIRELCRAQSELAEVAAKPVAEFPVFLDYADDVYEAVTDLARAEVAEALQIAGKADREEALDRVKAKVAEELGGRFEGREKELSAAFRSLTKSEVRNRVLREQIRIDGRGPRDIRPLTAEVGVLPRVHGSALFERGETQILGVTTLNMLRMEQMVDTLSPENRKRYMHNYNFPPYSTGETGRVGSPKRREIGHGLLAERALIPVLPSREEFPYAIRQVSEALGSNGSTSMGSVCASTLGLLSAGVPLKAPVAGIAMGLISDEVDGKTEYVTLTDILGAEDAFGDMDFKVAGTPEFVTALQLDTKLDGIPSDVLAAALQQAHEARQTILGVMQAAIEAPAEMSEYAPRVTTVKIPVDKIGMVIGPKGQTINAIQDETGAEISIEDDGTIYVGATNGPSAQAAVDRINGIANPTLPKAGERFLGTVVKTAAFGAFISLLPGRDGLLHISKVGDGKRVDKVEDFLNVGDRVEVEIADIDARGKIYLDKVRPEGAEAPAAGEAAGGDRPAGRDRGDRGPRDRGDRGDRGDRGGDRGDRGGRGPGGGERGQGGGEGGEGGERPRRRTRHS is encoded by the coding sequence ATGACCGAGACCAACCTCGGCACCGAGTCCCGCACCGCCGTGATCGACAACGGGTCCTTCGGCACCCGCGAGATCACCTTCTCCACCGGCCGCCTGGCCCGCCAGGCCGCCGGTTCCGTGGTCGCCCAGCTGGGCGAGACGGTCGTCCTGTCCGCCACGACCGCGAGCAAGCAGCCGAAGGAGTTTCTCGACTTCTTCCCGCTCACCGTCGACGTGGAGGAGCGGATGTACGCCGCGGGTCGGATCCCCGGCTCGTTCTTCCGCCGCGAGGGCCGGCCCAGCGAGGACGCCATCCTCACCTGCCGGCTGACCGACCGGCCGTTGCGTCCCTCGTTCGCCAAGGGCCTGCGCAACGAGGTCCAGATCGTGGCGACCGTCCTCGCCCTGGACCCGGCGCACCCGTACGACGTGATCGCGATCAACGCCGCCTCGATGTCGACCAAGCTCTCCGGCCTGCCGTTCTCCGGTCCGATCGGGGCCACCCGGGTCGCCCACATCGACGGGCAGTGGGTCGCCTTCCCGACCCTGGAGGAGCTGGCCCGGGCCACCTTCGACATGGTCGTGGCCGGCCGGTCGCTGCCGGACGGCGACGTCGCCATCATGATGGTCGAGGCCGAGGCGACGCCGCACGCCGTGGGCCTCATCGCCGGTGGCGCGACCGCGCCGACGGAGGAGGTCGTGGCCAGCGGCCTGGAGGCCGCCAAGCCGTCGATCCGCGAGTTGTGCCGGGCGCAGAGCGAACTGGCCGAGGTGGCCGCCAAGCCGGTCGCCGAGTTCCCGGTCTTCCTGGACTACGCCGACGACGTCTACGAGGCGGTGACCGACCTGGCCCGTGCCGAGGTCGCCGAGGCGCTCCAGATCGCCGGCAAGGCGGATCGCGAGGAGGCCCTCGACCGGGTCAAGGCCAAGGTCGCCGAGGAACTCGGCGGTCGTTTCGAGGGCCGGGAGAAGGAGCTGTCCGCCGCCTTCCGGTCGCTGACCAAGTCCGAGGTCCGCAACCGGGTGCTGCGCGAGCAGATCCGTATCGACGGCCGTGGCCCGCGCGACATCCGGCCGCTGACCGCCGAGGTCGGTGTGCTGCCACGGGTGCACGGCTCGGCGCTGTTCGAGCGGGGCGAGACCCAGATCCTGGGCGTCACCACGCTGAACATGCTGCGCATGGAGCAGATGGTGGACACGCTGTCCCCGGAGAACCGCAAGCGCTACATGCACAACTACAACTTCCCGCCGTACTCCACGGGGGAGACCGGGCGGGTCGGCTCGCCGAAGCGGCGGGAGATCGGTCACGGGCTGCTCGCCGAGCGGGCGCTGATCCCGGTGCTGCCGTCGCGCGAGGAGTTCCCGTACGCGATCCGGCAGGTCTCCGAGGCCCTCGGCTCCAACGGTTCCACCTCGATGGGTTCGGTCTGCGCCTCGACCCTGGGCCTGCTGTCCGCCGGTGTGCCGCTGAAGGCTCCGGTCGCCGGCATCGCGATGGGTCTGATCTCCGACGAGGTCGACGGTAAGACCGAGTACGTGACGCTGACCGACATCCTCGGTGCCGAGGACGCGTTCGGCGACATGGACTTCAAGGTCGCCGGCACCCCGGAGTTCGTCACCGCGCTCCAACTCGACACCAAGCTCGACGGCATCCCGTCGGACGTGCTGGCTGCCGCGTTGCAGCAGGCGCACGAGGCCCGGCAGACCATCCTCGGCGTGATGCAGGCGGCGATCGAGGCCCCGGCCGAGATGTCGGAGTACGCCCCGCGGGTCACCACCGTCAAGATCCCGGTCGACAAGATCGGCATGGTGATCGGCCCGAAGGGTCAGACCATCAACGCCATCCAGGACGAGACCGGTGCCGAGATCTCCATCGAGGACGACGGCACCATCTACGTCGGCGCGACCAACGGCCCGTCGGCCCAGGCCGCGGTGGACCGGATCAACGGGATCGCCAACCCGACCCTGCCCAAGGCGGGGGAGAGGTTCCTCGGCACGGTGGTGAAGACCGCCGCGTTCGGCGCGTTCATCTCCCTGCTGCCCGGCCGTGACGGCCTGCTGCACATCTCCAAGGTGGGCGACGGCAAGCGGGTCGACAAGGTCGAGGACTTCCTCAACGTCGGCGACCGGGTCGAGGTGGAGATCGCGGACATCGACGCCCGCGGCAAGATCTACCTGGACAAGGTCCGCCCGGAGGGCGCCGAGGCGCCGGCCGCCGGTGAGGCTGCCGGGGGCGACCGTCCGGCCGGCCGTGACCGCGGCGACCGGGGCCCGCGTGACCGGGGCGACCGCGGTGACCGCGGTGACCGTGGTGGCGACCGTGGTGACCGGGGTGGTCGTGGTCCGGGCGGCGGCGAGCGCGGCCAGGGCGGCGGCGAGGGCGGTGAGGGCGGCGAACGCCCGCGTCGCCGCACCCGGCACAGCTGA
- a CDS encoding glycosyltransferase family 87 protein: MAQGAARTYRQVAVVVGLALAVTGFLSVAAVRHGYFDLQVYQGALTWWARDGGELYDFLRPRTQYGFTYPPFAALLMLPMAYLPWNAAIAVSVTAGVAAAAVVIWWLLDPVSRRAGWTRWFAFAVVLCLAAAFEPMRETINFGQVNTLLLFLVAVDLLRLLPRGDRWAGVGIGLATAIKLTPGIFIVYLLVTRQWRAALTAMATATGVTVLAAALFPDASREFWTEALWNTNRVGELSFVSNQSLRGVVARLDPESPSTLAWLVLVAATVALWVWRSRAAAAVDDHATGLALTGAVMCLVSPVTWVHHLVWLLPALLLLLDRAMAAPAGGRRRRGLLTATLVGYGFLTSRIVWAWEKDFTGVDGFLGSNVYVWISLTLLAFLPIRRRRSPTGSAVEAAGVPQLDQSDRRAPAGQWHRIGRPLAVR, from the coding sequence GTGGCGCAGGGTGCCGCACGGACGTACCGGCAGGTGGCCGTCGTGGTCGGTCTCGCCCTCGCGGTGACCGGTTTCCTGTCCGTCGCGGCGGTGCGGCACGGCTACTTCGACCTCCAGGTCTACCAGGGGGCCCTCACCTGGTGGGCGCGTGACGGCGGGGAACTGTACGACTTCCTCCGCCCGCGCACCCAGTACGGCTTCACGTACCCGCCGTTCGCGGCGCTGCTCATGCTGCCGATGGCGTACCTGCCGTGGAACGCGGCGATCGCCGTCAGCGTGACCGCGGGGGTGGCGGCCGCCGCAGTGGTGATCTGGTGGCTGCTCGACCCGGTATCCCGCCGGGCCGGCTGGACCCGCTGGTTCGCCTTCGCCGTCGTGCTCTGCCTGGCCGCCGCGTTCGAGCCGATGCGCGAGACGATCAACTTCGGCCAGGTCAACACGCTGCTGCTGTTCCTGGTGGCGGTGGACCTGCTGCGGCTGCTGCCGCGCGGGGACCGGTGGGCGGGGGTGGGCATCGGCCTGGCCACCGCGATCAAGCTGACGCCGGGCATCTTCATCGTCTACCTGCTGGTGACCCGCCAGTGGCGGGCCGCGCTCACCGCGATGGCCACGGCAACCGGGGTGACGGTGCTGGCCGCCGCGTTGTTCCCGGACGCCTCCCGGGAGTTCTGGACCGAGGCGTTGTGGAACACCAACCGGGTGGGTGAGCTGTCGTTCGTCTCCAACCAGTCGCTGCGTGGCGTGGTGGCCCGGCTCGATCCGGAGAGCCCCAGCACCCTGGCCTGGTTGGTGCTGGTCGCCGCGACCGTGGCGCTGTGGGTGTGGCGGTCCCGCGCCGCTGCCGCCGTCGACGACCACGCCACCGGCCTGGCGCTCACCGGCGCGGTGATGTGCCTGGTCAGCCCGGTCACCTGGGTGCACCACCTGGTGTGGCTGCTGCCGGCGCTGCTCCTGCTGCTGGACAGGGCGATGGCTGCTCCCGCGGGTGGCCGCCGCCGTCGCGGCCTGCTGACCGCCACGCTCGTCGGGTACGGGTTCCTGACGAGCCGGATCGTGTGGGCCTGGGAGAAGGACTTCACCGGTGTCGACGGGTTCCTGGGCAGCAACGTCTACGTCTGGATCAGCCTGACGCTGCTGGCCTTCCTGCCGATCCGCCGTCGGAGGTCGCCCACCGGGTCAGCCGTCGAGGCGGCCGGCGTACCGCAACTCGACCAGTCCGACCGGCGGGCGCCCGCCGGACAGTGGCACCGGATAGGTCGACCGCTCGCCGTCCGGTGA
- a CDS encoding bifunctional riboflavin kinase/FAD synthetase, translating into MQRWRGYDAVPGGWGRSVVTIGVFDGVHQGHQATIGHAVSRARELGVQSVVVTFDPHPAEVVRPGSHPAVLTEPARKAELIEALGVDVLCVVPFTPEFSRLPAEAFVHDILVENLHAALVVVGDNFRFGHRAAGDVALLETLGRTFGFGVEDAPLVAESGTVFSSTYIRSCVDAGDVGAAATALGRPHRIEGVVVRGDQRGRELGFPTANLLCHRYAAVPADGVYAARLVRRGDTEPLAAAVSVGTNPTFSGRERRVEAYALDFSGDLYGERLALDFVAHLRGQVRYDSIEPLVAQIAEDVERTRRALA; encoded by the coding sequence ATGCAGCGGTGGCGGGGGTACGACGCGGTGCCCGGTGGCTGGGGACGGTCGGTCGTCACCATCGGTGTCTTCGACGGGGTGCACCAGGGGCACCAGGCGACCATCGGGCACGCCGTGTCCCGGGCCCGGGAACTGGGCGTGCAGTCGGTGGTGGTGACCTTCGACCCGCACCCGGCCGAGGTGGTCCGGCCCGGCTCGCACCCGGCGGTGCTCACCGAGCCGGCCCGCAAGGCGGAGCTGATCGAGGCGCTCGGCGTGGACGTGCTGTGCGTGGTGCCGTTCACGCCGGAGTTCTCCCGGCTGCCGGCCGAGGCGTTCGTGCACGACATCCTGGTGGAGAACCTGCACGCGGCACTGGTGGTGGTGGGGGACAACTTCCGGTTCGGGCACCGGGCCGCCGGTGACGTGGCCCTGCTGGAGACGCTGGGCCGCACCTTCGGCTTCGGCGTCGAGGACGCCCCGCTCGTGGCGGAGTCGGGCACGGTCTTCTCCTCGACGTACATCCGTTCCTGCGTCGACGCCGGTGACGTGGGCGCGGCCGCGACGGCACTGGGTCGGCCGCACCGGATCGAGGGCGTGGTGGTCCGGGGCGACCAGCGTGGCCGGGAACTGGGCTTTCCGACGGCGAACCTGCTGTGCCACCGGTACGCGGCGGTGCCCGCCGACGGCGTGTACGCGGCCCGGCTGGTGCGCCGGGGGGACACCGAGCCCCTGGCGGCGGCGGTGTCCGTCGGCACGAACCCCACGTTCTCGGGACGGGAGCGGCGGGTGGAGGCGTACGCGCTGGATTTCAGCGGTGACCTGTACGGTGAGCGGCTGGCGCTGGACTTCGTGGCACACCTGCGCGGGCAGGTCCGGTACGACTCGATCGAGCCGCTGGTGGCGCAGATCGCCGAGGACGTGGAGCGGACCCGGCGGGCGCTGGCCTGA
- a CDS encoding winged helix-turn-helix domain-containing protein — MTAPDSLSLAQARRVALAAQGFTDPPPAGVPTRRHLRRVLDRVGLIQMDSVNVLQRAHYLPLYSRLGPYPTALLDTAAYRRPRELFEYWGHEASLVPVELHAALRWRMARARDEAWGGMRRIATEQPGLVAWVRDEVAARGPLTAAEIEHDAPRETGNWGWNWSAVKRALEFLFWAGEVCAADRTAAFARRYDLPERVLPAAVRDAPTPTDAEAYRTLVGVAARALGVAAEPELRDYFRLPLAGARQAVADLVEAGDLLPVTVPGWRQQAWLHAGARLPRRVSRATLVSPFDPLVWERGRTERLFGFSYRIEIYVPAPQRVHGYYVLPFLQGDRFTARVDLKADRRAGVLLVPAAWVEPGVDPGETAVALAAELYRMAGWLGLDAVAPPAAGDLAEPLAAALAGVAGVR; from the coding sequence ATGACCGCACCCGATTCACTCTCGCTCGCCCAGGCGCGCCGGGTGGCGCTCGCCGCCCAGGGCTTCACCGACCCGCCGCCCGCCGGCGTGCCCACCCGACGGCACCTGCGCCGGGTGCTCGACCGGGTCGGGCTGATCCAGATGGATTCGGTCAACGTGCTGCAACGCGCCCACTACCTGCCGCTCTACAGCCGGTTGGGGCCCTACCCGACGGCGCTGCTCGACACGGCGGCCTACCGCCGGCCCCGGGAACTGTTCGAATACTGGGGCCACGAGGCGTCGCTGGTGCCCGTGGAGCTGCACGCGGCGCTGCGCTGGCGGATGGCGCGGGCCCGCGACGAGGCGTGGGGCGGCATGCGCCGGATCGCCACCGAGCAGCCCGGGCTCGTGGCCTGGGTGCGCGACGAGGTGGCCGCCCGGGGGCCGTTGACCGCCGCCGAGATCGAGCACGACGCGCCCCGGGAAACGGGCAACTGGGGCTGGAACTGGTCGGCGGTGAAACGGGCGCTGGAGTTCCTGTTCTGGGCCGGTGAGGTGTGCGCCGCCGATCGCACCGCCGCCTTCGCCCGTCGCTACGACCTGCCCGAGCGCGTGCTGCCGGCCGCCGTGCGGGACGCGCCCACCCCGACCGACGCCGAGGCGTACCGCACTCTGGTGGGCGTGGCTGCCCGCGCCCTGGGCGTCGCGGCGGAGCCGGAACTGCGCGACTACTTCCGGCTGCCGCTGGCCGGTGCCCGGCAGGCGGTCGCCGACCTGGTCGAGGCCGGCGACCTGCTGCCGGTGACCGTGCCGGGCTGGCGGCAGCAGGCCTGGCTGCACGCCGGCGCCCGGCTGCCCCGCCGGGTGAGCCGTGCCACCCTGGTCAGCCCGTTCGACCCGCTGGTGTGGGAGCGGGGGCGCACCGAGCGGCTGTTCGGGTTCAGCTACCGCATCGAGATCTACGTGCCGGCCCCGCAACGGGTGCACGGCTACTACGTGCTGCCGTTCCTCCAGGGCGACCGGTTCACCGCCCGGGTCGACCTGAAGGCCGACCGCAGGGCCGGGGTGCTGCTGGTGCCGGCGGCGTGGGTGGAGCCGGGCGTCGACCCGGGGGAGACGGCGGTGGCGCTGGCCGCGGAGCTGTACCGGATGGCGGGCTGGCTCGGGCTGGACGCGGTCGCGCCACCCGCCGCCGGGGACCTGGCGGAGCCTCTAGCCGCCGCACTGGCGGGCGTCGCCGGTGTACGGTGA
- a CDS encoding GNAT family N-acetyltransferase, translated as MALGYVRPARPDDAGEIARIQLATWRAAYRRILPRHVLDNLDEAYLARRWDAAVRQPPGGTHRVLVAVEQAEQSYLVGFAASGPADAEALAPNEPAGSLGADVVAVTDLLVEPRWGRRGHGSRLLAASVDLWREDGFGRAVAWVFDGDEASRKFLTTTGWEPDGAARALDVDDMLVPQLRLHVAVPTEPVEPAG; from the coding sequence ATGGCTCTCGGGTACGTCCGCCCGGCGCGTCCTGACGACGCCGGCGAGATCGCAAGGATCCAGCTCGCGACCTGGCGGGCCGCCTACCGGCGGATCCTGCCCCGGCACGTGCTGGACAACCTCGACGAGGCGTATCTGGCGCGGCGGTGGGACGCCGCCGTGCGCCAGCCTCCCGGTGGCACCCACCGGGTGCTGGTCGCCGTCGAGCAGGCCGAGCAATCGTATCTGGTGGGGTTCGCCGCCTCCGGTCCGGCCGACGCCGAGGCCCTGGCCCCGAACGAGCCCGCCGGGTCGCTCGGGGCCGACGTGGTGGCCGTGACCGACCTGCTGGTCGAGCCGCGCTGGGGCCGCCGGGGCCACGGCAGCCGACTGCTCGCCGCCAGCGTGGACCTGTGGCGGGAGGACGGTTTCGGCCGGGCGGTCGCGTGGGTGTTCGACGGCGACGAGGCGTCCCGGAAGTTCCTCACCACCACCGGCTGGGAGCCCGACGGGGCGGCCCGCGCCCTCGACGTGGACGACATGCTCGTCCCCCAACTGCGGCTGCACGTGGCGGTCCCGACCGAGCCGGTCGAGCCGGCCGGCTGA
- a CDS encoding GNAT family N-acetyltransferase, with translation MLTIRREESADADAVARVHVHGWQAGYAGIMPAEVLARLNPAAWAQRRRDLGTADPEHPFATLLAEVDGRPVGFTTFGPYRNNQDRGDLDPAYGEVVALYVEPVHWGDGTARALLAAARTGLTERGWTEYRLWVLADNHRARRFYQRAGLSPDGERSTYPVPLSGGRPPVGLVELRYAGRLDG, from the coding sequence ATGCTGACCATCCGCCGCGAGGAATCCGCCGACGCCGACGCCGTCGCCCGGGTGCACGTGCACGGCTGGCAGGCCGGTTACGCCGGGATCATGCCGGCGGAGGTGCTGGCGCGGCTCAACCCGGCGGCCTGGGCGCAGCGGCGGCGCGACCTCGGCACCGCCGACCCGGAGCACCCCTTCGCCACCCTGCTGGCCGAGGTCGACGGCCGACCCGTCGGGTTCACCACCTTCGGGCCCTACCGGAACAACCAGGACCGGGGTGACCTCGACCCGGCGTACGGCGAGGTGGTCGCGTTGTACGTCGAGCCGGTCCACTGGGGCGACGGCACCGCCCGGGCGCTGCTCGCGGCGGCCCGGACGGGGCTGACCGAGCGGGGCTGGACGGAGTACCGGCTGTGGGTGCTGGCGGACAACCACCGGGCCCGCCGCTTCTACCAGCGCGCCGGCCTGTCACCGGACGGCGAGCGGTCGACCTATCCGGTGCCACTGTCCGGCGGGCGCCCGCCGGTCGGACTGGTCGAGTTGCGGTACGCCGGCCGCCTCGACGGCTGA
- the truB gene encoding tRNA pseudouridine(55) synthase TruB, with translation MTSHDVVARIRRLARTRRVGHGGTLDPMATGVLVIGVGRATRLLTYVIGARKSYTATVRLGQSTVTDDAEGDVIATTPAGQLTDEAIRAALVPLTGEIDQVPSAVSAIKVDGRRAYKRVRDGESVELRARRVTISRLDVLAVRRDTPDLVDVDIDLTCSSGTYVRAVARDAGLALGVGGHLTALRRTAVGGFRLTEAATLDDLERRAPEVVGLPLAAAAERFFPRRDASADEARVLSHGGPLDAVGVTGPYAVFDPAGGLVAIVSERDGRARAEIVLAPA, from the coding sequence ATGACGTCGCACGACGTGGTGGCGCGGATCCGCAGGCTGGCCCGGACCCGTCGGGTGGGGCACGGCGGCACCCTCGACCCGATGGCCACGGGCGTCCTCGTCATCGGCGTGGGACGGGCCACCCGCCTGCTCACGTACGTGATCGGCGCGCGCAAGAGCTACACCGCCACCGTCCGGCTCGGGCAGTCCACCGTCACCGACGACGCCGAGGGCGACGTGATCGCCACCACGCCGGCCGGACAGCTCACCGACGAGGCGATCCGGGCCGCCCTCGTGCCGCTCACCGGGGAGATCGACCAGGTGCCCAGTGCGGTCAGCGCGATCAAGGTCGACGGCCGGCGGGCGTACAAGCGGGTGCGGGACGGGGAGAGCGTCGAGCTGCGGGCCCGCCGGGTGACGATCTCCCGGCTCGACGTGCTGGCCGTGCGTCGGGACACCCCCGACCTGGTCGACGTCGACATCGACCTGACCTGCTCCTCCGGCACCTACGTCCGGGCCGTCGCCCGGGACGCCGGTCTGGCGCTCGGCGTGGGCGGGCACCTGACCGCGCTGCGGCGTACGGCGGTGGGGGGTTTCCGCCTCACGGAGGCCGCCACCCTCGACGACCTGGAGCGGCGGGCGCCCGAGGTGGTGGGCCTGCCGCTCGCGGCGGCGGCCGAACGGTTCTTCCCGCGCCGCGACGCGAGCGCCGACGAGGCGCGGGTGCTCTCCCACGGCGGGCCGCTCGACGCGGTCGGCGTCACCGGCCCGTACGCGGTCTTCGATCCGGCCGGCGGACTGGTCGCTATCGTCAGCGAGCGGGACGGCCGGGCCCGCGCGGAGATCGTCCTCGCCCCGGCCTGA